A genomic region of Pseudomonas frederiksbergensis contains the following coding sequences:
- a CDS encoding type II toxin-antitoxin system RelE/ParE family toxin, giving the protein MSFTVVILQSAEIDLKELRSYITKQFSAQTWQNTYATLKAAIRHLATQPCAGSIPEEIERLNIGQYRQVLSGMNRVIYEIRDKTVYIHIIAETRKNLPTLLMKRLLHVNA; this is encoded by the coding sequence ATGAGCTTCACTGTCGTCATTCTTCAGTCCGCAGAAATAGACCTCAAAGAGCTCCGAAGCTATATCACCAAACAGTTCTCTGCCCAAACATGGCAAAACACCTATGCCACGTTGAAGGCAGCCATCCGTCACTTGGCGACACAGCCTTGTGCGGGCTCAATTCCGGAAGAAATCGAGAGACTCAATATAGGCCAGTATCGGCAAGTCCTGTCAGGGATGAACCGGGTCATTTATGAGATTCGAGACAAAACGGTCTACATCCACATCATTGCCGAAACACGAAAAAACCTGCCAACGCTGTTGATGAAACGACTTTTACACGTGAACGCGTGA
- a CDS encoding DUF924 family protein codes for MTAPWQPLLEWWFGLADNPNDVAARQGTLWFGKRDSQDLEARRRFGDLVEQALAGGLTEWTQRPEGWLALVLLLDQLPRMIFRQTPQSFAGDVSAQALVAQGIAADFDRQLLPIQRVFIYLVFEHCEHLAVQNEAISRFADLLAQQPEADRAVFADNLDYAERHQKIIARFGRFPHRNEILGRESTPEELAFLSGPGSRF; via the coding sequence ATGACCGCGCCCTGGCAGCCGTTGCTCGAATGGTGGTTCGGTTTAGCCGACAACCCTAACGATGTAGCGGCGCGACAGGGCACGTTGTGGTTCGGTAAGCGTGACAGCCAGGACCTCGAAGCGCGCAGGCGTTTCGGGGACTTGGTGGAACAGGCACTGGCCGGCGGATTGACCGAGTGGACGCAACGTCCCGAAGGTTGGCTGGCCCTGGTGTTGTTGCTCGACCAGTTACCGCGAATGATCTTTCGCCAAACCCCCCAATCCTTTGCAGGCGACGTGAGCGCTCAGGCTCTGGTGGCGCAAGGCATTGCCGCGGATTTCGATCGGCAACTGCTGCCCATCCAGCGGGTGTTCATCTACCTGGTGTTCGAGCATTGCGAGCATCTTGCGGTGCAGAACGAAGCGATCTCACGCTTTGCCGACTTGCTGGCTCAGCAACCCGAGGCGGATCGTGCGGTGTTTGCCGATAACCTCGATTACGCCGAGCGGCATCAGAAAATCATCGCCCGGTTTGGACGGTTTCCCCATCGCAACGAGATTCTTGGGCGTGAGAGTACGCCTGAAGAGCTGGCGTTTTTGAGTGGGCCCGGGTCGCGGTTTTAA
- a CDS encoding class 1 fructose-bisphosphatase produces MSRVTLSRYLIEQTRSNNTPADLRFLIEVVARACKEISHAVSKGALGGVLGSMGTENVQGEVQKKLDVISNEILLEANEWGGHLAGMASEEMDNAYQIPGKYPKGAYLLVFDPLDGSSNIDINAPVGTIFSVLRCPNEYLSQNEALNEKAFLQPGTEQVAAGYAIYGPQTMLVLTLGDGVKGFTLDREMGSFVLTHEDIKIPTSTQEFAINMSNQRHWEAPVQRYVGELLAGEDGPLKKNYNMRWVAAMVADVHRILTRGGLFMYPRDSREPSKPGKLRLMYEANPMSFLVEQAGGASTDGHQRILDIKPEGLHQRVAVFLGSKQEVERATAYHKE; encoded by the coding sequence ATGTCCCGCGTTACCCTGAGTCGCTATTTGATTGAGCAGACCCGTAGCAACAACACACCTGCCGATCTGCGTTTCCTGATCGAAGTGGTGGCGCGCGCCTGCAAGGAAATCAGCCACGCCGTGTCCAAGGGCGCCTTGGGTGGTGTTCTGGGCAGTATGGGCACTGAGAACGTTCAGGGCGAAGTGCAGAAGAAACTCGACGTGATCTCCAACGAGATCCTGCTCGAAGCCAACGAATGGGGCGGTCACCTGGCCGGCATGGCGTCCGAAGAAATGGACAATGCCTACCAGATCCCGGGCAAATACCCGAAAGGCGCCTACCTGCTGGTATTCGACCCACTGGACGGCTCGTCGAACATCGATATCAACGCACCGGTCGGTACCATCTTCTCGGTGCTGCGTTGCCCGAACGAATACCTGAGCCAGAACGAAGCCTTGAACGAAAAGGCCTTCCTGCAGCCAGGTACCGAGCAGGTAGCCGCCGGTTATGCCATCTACGGCCCGCAGACCATGCTGGTGCTGACCCTGGGTGATGGCGTGAAAGGCTTTACCCTGGACCGTGAAATGGGCAGCTTCGTGCTGACCCATGAAGACATCAAGATCCCGACCTCCACTCAGGAATTCGCGATCAACATGTCCAACCAGCGTCACTGGGAAGCTCCGGTACAGCGCTACGTCGGCGAATTGCTGGCTGGCGAAGACGGCCCGCTGAAAAAGAACTACAACATGCGCTGGGTCGCCGCGATGGTGGCCGACGTGCACCGCATCCTGACCCGTGGTGGCCTGTTCATGTACCCACGTGACAGCCGCGAGCCTTCCAAGCCAGGCAAACTGCGTTTGATGTATGAAGCCAACCCGATGTCGTTCCTGGTTGAACAGGCTGGCGGCGCTTCCACCGACGGTCACCAGCGTATCCTCGACATCAAGCCGGAAGGCCTGCACCAGCGTGTAGCGGTGTTCCTGGGCTCGAAGCAGGAAGTTGAACGCGCCACGGCTTACCACAAGGAATAA